A genomic segment from Candidatus Saganbacteria bacterium encodes:
- a CDS encoding nucleotidyltransferase domain-containing protein — protein MIGKLNDIEEVALKEFSGNLKSFAKNNIKQILLFGSKARGDFNNGSDIDVFILVE, from the coding sequence ATGATCGGCAAATTGAATGATATAGAAGAAGTTGCGCTAAAAGAATTCAGTGGTAATCTTAAATCTTTTGCAAAAAACAATATCAAACAGATACTTTTGTTCGGGTCAAAGGCTCGTGGAGATTTTAATAACGGATCAGATATAGATGTTTTTATCTTGGTAGAGTAG
- the glmS gene encoding glutamine--fructose-6-phosphate transaminase (isomerizing), producing MCGIFGYIGTKESLPFLLEGLKKLEYRGYDSAGVATIDEGRLFVTKSLGKIVDLEKELVKRPISGNIGIGHTRWATHGRPSDENSHPHTDCHNEIAVVHNGIIENYLQLRRKLSEEGHRFLSTTDTEVVAHLIEKHLKARGASLEDAVKASLNEIEGSYALAVVCQKEPNKIVTARHGSPLVIGVLEGEYFVSSDIPALLKYTSQIIYMNDFEVATLTHYDIKVQSLTGDKIEKEVALISWDPESAEKGGYAHFMLKEIHEQPKAIRDTISGRVKIESSFIHFDELNFTEEEAKKVNRIVFTACGTSWHAGLIGEYLVEQLLRIPSEVEYAAEFRYRHPIVDENTLVIAISQSGETADTLGAIWEAKAQGAKVISICNVVGSSVARESHGVIYTYAGPEIGVASTKAFTTQLTVIYLFALFLAKKRGSIPLSEVQKMISDLMEVPDKLERVLLREKDIEKIAGKYYKANNALFLGRGKGFPIALEGALKLKEISYIHAEGYPAAEMKHGPIALIDKHMPVIVLALSGRRYDKILGNVEEVKARGGMVIAVAADGDDLITEKADDIISIPTITEALSPILAVIPLQLLAYYIAVKRGCHVDQPRNLAKSVTVE from the coding sequence ATGTGCGGAATTTTCGGATATATCGGAACAAAAGAGTCCCTACCCTTCTTGCTCGAAGGCTTAAAGAAGCTCGAGTACAGGGGATACGATTCGGCAGGGGTCGCTACAATTGACGAAGGGCGTCTTTTCGTTACAAAATCCTTAGGCAAAATTGTCGATCTTGAAAAAGAATTGGTTAAACGCCCGATTTCCGGAAATATCGGCATCGGACACACAAGATGGGCGACGCATGGCAGGCCATCCGACGAGAACAGCCATCCGCATACCGATTGCCACAATGAGATCGCCGTCGTACACAACGGCATAATAGAAAATTATCTCCAGTTGAGGCGAAAGCTTAGTGAAGAAGGCCATCGTTTTTTATCGACAACTGATACGGAAGTTGTAGCACACCTTATCGAAAAGCATCTTAAAGCTCGCGGCGCCTCTCTTGAAGACGCGGTCAAAGCCTCGCTAAATGAGATCGAAGGTTCATACGCTTTAGCAGTCGTCTGCCAGAAAGAACCAAATAAAATAGTGACAGCTCGCCACGGAAGCCCGCTTGTAATAGGCGTTCTTGAAGGTGAATATTTCGTTTCGTCAGATATTCCCGCGCTATTGAAATATACAAGCCAAATAATATATATGAATGATTTCGAAGTCGCGACACTCACCCACTACGACATAAAAGTCCAATCGTTAACAGGCGATAAGATAGAAAAAGAAGTGGCCCTTATCTCTTGGGATCCCGAATCCGCTGAAAAAGGCGGTTACGCGCATTTCATGCTAAAAGAGATACACGAACAGCCAAAGGCCATCCGCGATACGATATCGGGCAGGGTCAAGATCGAGTCTTCTTTCATCCACTTCGACGAATTAAATTTCACCGAGGAAGAAGCTAAGAAAGTTAACAGGATAGTATTTACAGCTTGCGGAACGTCGTGGCACGCGGGTCTTATTGGCGAATATTTGGTGGAACAGCTTTTAAGGATACCGTCGGAGGTCGAATACGCCGCCGAGTTCAGATATCGCCACCCGATAGTAGACGAAAATACTTTAGTTATCGCAATATCACAATCCGGCGAAACAGCCGATACTCTTGGCGCAATTTGGGAAGCAAAAGCCCAGGGGGCAAAAGTAATAAGCATCTGTAATGTGGTTGGGTCTAGTGTCGCGCGCGAATCGCATGGCGTTATTTACACTTATGCGGGCCCTGAAATAGGCGTCGCGTCAACAAAAGCTTTCACAACTCAATTGACCGTAATTTACCTGTTCGCGTTGTTTCTTGCTAAAAAGCGAGGATCGATCCCATTATCCGAAGTCCAAAAAATGATATCTGACCTTATGGAAGTCCCCGATAAATTAGAAAGAGTTTTGCTTCGCGAAAAAGATATAGAAAAGATCGCGGGAAAATATTATAAAGCGAACAATGCATTATTTTTGGGACGGGGAAAAGGATTCCCTATAGCGCTTGAAGGAGCTCTCAAGCTTAAAGAAATATCATATATACATGCGGAAGGCTATCCGGCCGCCGAAATGAAGCACGGGCCAATAGCTTTGATCGACAAGCACATGCCGGTGATTGTTTTAGCGCTATCAGGCAGGAGATACGACAAGATTTTGGGAAATGTCGAAGAAGTAAAAGCCAGAGGCGGGATGGTTATAGCTGTCGCGGCCGATGGCGACGATTTGATCACGGAAAAAGCGGATGATATCATTTCAATTCCAACAATTACGGAAGCCTTATCGCCAATACTTGCCGTAATCCCTCTTCAGCTTCTAGCTTATTATATAGCTGTTAAAAGAGGCTGTCACGTAGATCAGCCTCGAAATCTTGCAAAGTCTGTTACTGTAGAATAA
- a CDS encoding sugar ABC transporter substrate-binding protein, with the protein MRKFIAVFCLVLLSMSLISCAPSKKEGGPVTLKLWMMPNSLEPQKDMEEVLKDFEDVNPNIKIKVTVLDWGAAWTKITTAATSNDVPDIVQLGSTWVGSISGMGALWDMKDKAAELGGEKAFVPAAWKTSGIVGSGQVTAVPWIVDARALFYRTDVFKKLGLTAKDIDTWQSFESSLKKIKEAKLTIEGLEILPLGMSGKNDWNVVHNLAPWIWASGGDFLAPDMKTSLLNDKEAVDAILFYVNLAKQGLVPPEYLELNTAQVSSNFNNGSVAMYFDGPYEVRTLTTPPAQGGASDSITARNFAVVPYPKGPKGRYTFVGGSNLAIFNASKNKDAAFKVLKYLTIDPKAQLAYTKACGFLPAYKKVFDDPYFSVDPARKIFKDAIIYGKAYPCITAWGMLEPILTRRFGILWDYVTGSKAEIDRAEIQNQLELAKREMEAILSQGK; encoded by the coding sequence GTGAGAAAGTTTATTGCCGTGTTCTGCCTCGTTTTGTTGTCGATGTCCCTTATTTCCTGCGCCCCATCGAAAAAAGAAGGCGGCCCTGTCACTTTAAAATTGTGGATGATGCCAAACTCCCTTGAGCCCCAAAAAGATATGGAAGAGGTTTTGAAAGATTTCGAAGATGTAAACCCGAATATAAAGATCAAAGTTACTGTACTTGACTGGGGAGCCGCGTGGACCAAGATCACAACCGCCGCTACATCAAATGATGTCCCGGATATCGTACAGCTAGGCTCTACTTGGGTCGGATCAATATCCGGCATGGGCGCGCTTTGGGACATGAAAGACAAAGCCGCAGAACTTGGCGGAGAAAAAGCTTTTGTTCCTGCTGCATGGAAAACAAGCGGTATCGTAGGCTCCGGACAAGTGACAGCTGTTCCCTGGATCGTTGACGCACGCGCTCTATTTTACAGAACCGACGTTTTCAAAAAGTTAGGATTAACCGCAAAAGATATTGATACCTGGCAATCGTTTGAAAGCTCTCTTAAGAAAATAAAAGAAGCGAAGCTTACAATAGAAGGATTGGAAATTTTGCCGTTAGGAATGTCCGGTAAGAATGACTGGAACGTTGTTCACAATCTTGCCCCTTGGATCTGGGCTTCAGGCGGAGATTTCCTGGCTCCCGACATGAAAACGTCTCTGTTAAACGACAAAGAAGCGGTTGATGCAATATTGTTCTACGTGAACTTGGCAAAACAAGGACTAGTACCGCCAGAATATTTGGAATTAAACACCGCTCAAGTAAGCTCGAACTTCAATAACGGATCAGTTGCAATGTATTTTGACGGCCCATATGAAGTAAGGACCCTGACAACTCCTCCTGCGCAAGGCGGAGCGTCCGATTCGATAACCGCCAGAAATTTTGCTGTCGTTCCTTATCCTAAGGGACCTAAAGGAAGATATACTTTTGTTGGAGGAAGCAACCTTGCAATATTCAATGCATCCAAGAACAAAGACGCCGCATTCAAAGTTTTGAAATATTTAACGATCGATCCTAAAGCCCAGCTGGCCTATACAAAAGCCTGCGGATTCCTGCCGGCTTATAAAAAAGTATTCGATGACCCTTATTTCTCCGTAGATCCTGCAAGAAAAATATTTAAAGATGCCATAATATATGGAAAAGCCTATCCTTGCATCACAGCTTGGGGAATGCTTGAGCCTATATTGACCAGGAGATTTGGCATTCTTTGGGATTATGTAACTGGATCAAAGGCAGAGATCGATCGAGCCGAGATACAAAATCAGCTTGAACTTGCAAAACGCGAAATGGAAGCGATCCTTTCGCAAGGAAAATAA
- the ispH gene encoding 4-hydroxy-3-methylbut-2-enyl diphosphate reductase: MEILIAEHAGFCEGVERAYQIALEQTIAKKPVYMLGNLVHNTQVVEKLKNLGVKTVNNLSEVPLEPKGILIISAHGVTPKTYEDAKALGYELIDTTCPWVKNAQRLAKNLSEKGLTIVIIGDKEHPEVRGILGWANNKAFVVQSPTDLNQIPDSVLINGVGVVAQTTQSEANFDSVVSSLKVRTKNVIAHKTICGATSKRQGAAVELAKKVDLMLVIGDTKSANTKRLTELCKKTGTETFQIQTAKELDKNWFKNKEKLGITAGASTPEWVMDEVINLLQAQ, translated from the coding sequence ATGGAGATATTAATTGCCGAGCACGCGGGATTTTGCGAAGGGGTTGAAAGAGCGTATCAAATAGCGCTAGAGCAAACGATCGCAAAAAAGCCTGTATATATGTTAGGGAATCTTGTCCATAACACTCAAGTTGTCGAAAAATTAAAGAATCTTGGAGTAAAAACCGTAAACAATTTGTCTGAAGTACCTCTTGAGCCAAAAGGCATATTAATTATTTCAGCTCACGGAGTAACCCCTAAAACTTATGAAGACGCCAAGGCTTTGGGGTATGAGCTTATCGATACGACATGCCCATGGGTCAAAAACGCGCAACGATTGGCAAAAAATTTATCAGAAAAGGGGCTAACAATCGTCATAATCGGCGACAAAGAACATCCCGAGGTCCGCGGGATACTGGGTTGGGCGAATAATAAGGCATTTGTCGTCCAATCGCCAACAGATCTTAACCAAATTCCTGATAGCGTTTTAATAAATGGGGTGGGTGTCGTTGCCCAGACTACGCAATCGGAAGCAAATTTTGATTCAGTCGTTTCAAGTCTTAAAGTTAGGACAAAAAACGTCATCGCACACAAGACTATTTGCGGAGCGACAAGCAAAAGGCAGGGTGCGGCGGTTGAGCTCGCGAAGAAAGTCGATCTAATGCTCGTTATTGGCGATACAAAGAGCGCGAACACCAAGAGGTTGACCGAGTTGTGCAAAAAAACCGGGACTGAAACCTTTCAAATACAGACAGCGAAAGAATTGGACAAGAATTGGTTCAAGAATAAAGAAAAATTAGGAATTACAGCTGGCGCTTCAACTCCAGAGTGGGTTATGGACGAAGTTATAAATCTTCTTCAGGCTCAATGA
- a CDS encoding sodium-dependent transporter: MLAEKKRQKWGTKLGIILAVAGSAVGLGNFLRFPVQAVQNGGGAFMIPYFISFLLLGIPLMWIEWAIGRHGGLFGHGSAPFALNRLWKNRIVKYLGVIGVFGPIVIFIYYTYIESWLLGYAFFAITGKLFAIATPEGMKGFLSAYQGLAPGSNITTAYIFFMITFILNFYFLYKGIEGGIELLCKIAMPILFIFGAIVAVRVLTLGVPNPLHPDWSIVNGLGFLWNPDFSILSSAKVWMAAAGQIFFTLSVGIGAILTYASYLKRGDDIVLSGLSASATNELAEVVLGGSIAIPAAFAFFGQVGAMEAAKSGAFNLGFVSIPLIFAQIQFGAIFAVLWFLLLFLAGITSSVSLAEPAIAFISDEFNLDRKKVVSRLGIILFLLCQLPIFFLGYGVVDELDFWAGTFCLVLFGTIETVIFVWIFGIEKAWDEMHHGAEMRIPGFYKPIIKYVTPLFLFSILWFWIIQEGIPTIMMHNVPDAQKPYVLTTRIGLILLFLSIAFLVHIAWHRKKALGEIE, from the coding sequence ATGCTGGCAGAGAAAAAACGCCAAAAATGGGGAACAAAACTTGGGATCATACTTGCTGTCGCGGGATCGGCTGTGGGTCTTGGAAATTTCTTAAGATTTCCGGTCCAGGCAGTACAGAACGGCGGCGGCGCTTTCATGATCCCGTATTTCATCTCTTTTCTTCTTCTTGGAATACCCCTTATGTGGATCGAGTGGGCAATTGGGCGGCATGGGGGACTTTTCGGTCACGGAAGCGCCCCATTTGCGCTCAACCGCCTTTGGAAGAACAGGATCGTCAAATACTTAGGAGTAATCGGCGTCTTTGGCCCGATCGTGATATTTATTTACTATACATATATAGAATCTTGGCTTTTGGGCTATGCGTTCTTTGCGATAACAGGGAAGCTTTTTGCGATCGCAACTCCTGAAGGGATGAAAGGTTTCCTTTCGGCATATCAAGGCTTGGCTCCAGGCAGCAATATCACAACCGCATATATATTTTTCATGATAACTTTCATATTAAATTTTTACTTTCTATATAAAGGCATTGAGGGCGGGATCGAACTCCTCTGCAAGATAGCTATGCCGATACTTTTTATTTTTGGAGCGATCGTTGCGGTGAGGGTTTTAACCCTTGGGGTGCCAAATCCCCTGCACCCCGATTGGAGCATCGTGAACGGATTGGGATTTTTATGGAATCCTGATTTCTCGATATTATCGAGCGCAAAAGTTTGGATGGCGGCCGCGGGGCAAATATTCTTCACGTTAAGTGTCGGTATCGGCGCAATATTGACCTATGCGAGTTATTTGAAACGCGGGGATGATATAGTTTTATCCGGGCTTTCAGCTTCGGCCACAAACGAGCTTGCAGAAGTTGTACTCGGCGGATCAATCGCGATCCCTGCAGCATTCGCATTTTTTGGCCAGGTCGGGGCGATGGAAGCCGCAAAAAGCGGGGCTTTTAATCTTGGTTTTGTATCTATCCCGCTTATTTTCGCGCAGATCCAATTCGGGGCGATATTCGCGGTTCTCTGGTTCCTCCTATTATTTTTAGCGGGCATCACGTCATCTGTATCGCTTGCGGAACCAGCAATTGCATTTATTTCCGACGAATTCAATTTGGACAGAAAAAAAGTAGTTTCCAGGCTTGGGATAATTTTATTTTTGCTATGCCAGCTGCCTATTTTCTTTCTGGGATATGGAGTAGTGGACGAGCTTGATTTCTGGGCCGGGACTTTCTGCCTAGTGCTTTTCGGAACGATTGAGACAGTGATATTTGTCTGGATATTCGGTATCGAAAAAGCTTGGGATGAAATGCATCATGGCGCCGAAATGCGGATCCCCGGATTTTACAAGCCAATAATAAAATATGTGACCCCCCTATTTCTTTTTTCAATTTTATGGTTTTGGATAATTCAGGAAGGCATACCGACAATTATGATGCACAATGTTCCCGATGCGCAAAAGCCATACGTATTGACAACAAGGATCGGATTGATATTGTTGTTCCTGTCGATAGCATTTCTTGTGCACATCGCTTGGCACAGGAAAAAAGCTTTGGGAGAGATCGAATGA
- a CDS encoding phosphodiester glycosidase family protein, protein MKSYNLALFLVLTLIFCGLSSVPVSAFQATATLEEVRVGMYPNLIRVVLDIDGPATFNYITSESELNINLLNVDRGQSVGDLLSVNDWVVQNIETKSSTDGVSVKIPLSYPVAYKVYPLASPSRIVVDFDRTFTQIKKAATISNGVDYFYVIKGDGDDYVTAQLLDVDPAKADIFPALGRPSKSFLSSVASFLTPWAKEKKPGFYKSRVSDIVKEYNALAGVNGTYFDIKTSNPLGILMIDGRLVSYPISDRTALVVTKDKKHYVDNIMLDSYFEINGVKYTITGVNEPRASQSDIILYTPDYGELTKTNASGIDLVVEDGKIKSTRSGNTWIPENGFVLSAGALYAENLAGTVQIGDQTKIVINVIPYSTSIHGELLHLVGGGPRLLKSGRIYISKYEEKFRRDISRGRAARTAIGITDKGHLMFVTVDGRARGKKKKNGSRSLGMSLTELAYFMQSLGVQDALNLDGGGSTTMSIYGNVMNHPVDGAQRSVSNAILIK, encoded by the coding sequence ATGAAATCCTATAATTTAGCATTATTTTTGGTTTTGACCCTTATATTTTGCGGCCTAAGTTCAGTTCCCGTATCAGCATTTCAAGCTACGGCAACACTTGAAGAAGTAAGGGTCGGAATGTATCCCAACCTGATAAGAGTGGTGCTCGATATCGATGGCCCGGCAACTTTCAACTATATAACCTCCGAGAGCGAATTGAATATCAATTTATTGAATGTCGATAGGGGACAAAGTGTAGGCGATCTGCTTTCCGTCAATGATTGGGTCGTACAAAATATAGAAACAAAAAGCAGCACAGACGGGGTTTCGGTCAAAATACCTCTTTCATATCCTGTGGCGTACAAAGTATACCCATTAGCATCTCCTTCGAGGATAGTTGTTGATTTTGACCGGACCTTTACCCAAATAAAGAAAGCGGCAACAATATCTAACGGCGTGGACTATTTTTATGTTATTAAAGGTGATGGCGATGATTATGTCACGGCGCAGTTATTGGATGTTGATCCCGCGAAGGCGGATATTTTTCCGGCGCTTGGGCGGCCATCAAAATCTTTCCTATCTTCAGTCGCAAGCTTTCTAACCCCTTGGGCCAAAGAAAAAAAGCCCGGATTCTATAAATCCCGCGTTTCGGATATTGTAAAGGAATATAACGCCCTTGCAGGAGTTAACGGGACATATTTTGACATTAAAACATCCAATCCCCTTGGCATCTTAATGATCGACGGCCGGCTTGTTTCATATCCGATCTCCGACAGGACAGCGCTAGTCGTAACTAAGGACAAAAAACATTATGTAGACAACATAATGCTGGATTCATATTTTGAGATCAACGGCGTTAAGTATACGATAACCGGGGTCAACGAGCCTCGGGCGTCACAATCGGACATAATACTTTATACGCCTGATTATGGCGAGCTCACAAAAACAAACGCTTCAGGCATAGACCTCGTTGTAGAAGACGGCAAGATCAAGTCTACAAGAAGCGGAAATACTTGGATCCCTGAAAACGGGTTTGTGCTTTCGGCTGGAGCTTTGTATGCGGAAAACCTGGCAGGGACCGTGCAGATAGGTGATCAAACAAAGATCGTCATTAATGTTATCCCTTATTCCACAAGCATTCACGGTGAACTGCTACATTTGGTCGGGGGAGGTCCGAGGCTCCTCAAGTCCGGGAGGATATACATCTCGAAGTATGAAGAAAAATTCAGGCGCGACATATCGCGCGGCCGTGCGGCAAGGACCGCAATTGGCATAACCGATAAGGGCCATTTGATGTTTGTTACCGTGGACGGCCGCGCGCGAGGCAAGAAAAAGAAGAACGGATCGAGAAGCCTTGGAATGAGCTTGACCGAGCTTGCGTATTTTATGCAGTCGCTTGGAGTGCAAGACGCCCTCAATCTTGACGGCGGCGGATCGACCACGATGTCTATTTACGGCAATGTCATGAACCATCCGGTCGACGGCGCGCAGAGAAGTGTATCGAACGCGATATTGATCAAGTGA
- the nrdR gene encoding transcriptional repressor NrdR, whose translation MRCPFCSKDNDKVLESRIVNNGDSVRRRRQCLSCKRRFTSSERIEEKLPWVVKRDGQREKYSRGKLLSGVLRACHKLPIPMDKIEKMIKEVEEALQHQESREVKSSQIGDITLKKLQNLNQIAYVRFASVYKKFKDASEFIKVVKEVAK comes from the coding sequence ATGCGTTGCCCGTTCTGCAGTAAAGATAACGATAAAGTGCTTGAATCAAGAATAGTAAACAACGGCGACTCCGTCCGGAGAAGAAGGCAATGCCTTTCGTGCAAACGGCGGTTTACATCATCAGAAAGGATCGAGGAAAAATTGCCGTGGGTTGTAAAACGGGACGGCCAGAGGGAAAAGTACAGCCGCGGTAAACTTCTGTCGGGAGTGCTTCGCGCTTGCCATAAGCTGCCGATACCAATGGATAAGATCGAAAAAATGATAAAAGAAGTGGAAGAGGCGCTCCAGCACCAAGAAAGCCGGGAAGTCAAAAGCTCGCAGATCGGGGATATCACGCTAAAGAAGCTCCAAAATTTGAACCAGATCGCTTATGTGCGATTCGCGTCAGTCTACAAGAAATTCAAAGACGCAAGTGAATTTATTAAGGTTGTAAAAGAAGTGGCAAAATAA
- a CDS encoding methionyl-tRNA formyltransferase yields MRIIFMGTPDPAAKCLQALIDAQEQVVCVVSQPDRKKGRGLHSSPSPVKLLAEKYKIPTETPETVKDQIFFDKIKSFAPELIVVVAYGRILPKAIIDLPKYGAINVHASLLPKYRGAAPIQWAMLKGEIKTGVTIMHLDETLDTGDILLQDEAQIDPQDNSETLKEKLFNIGSQTLLKAISQIKNNTSKRTPQKHADATYAQLITKETGEIDFRRSATEINNQVRALVPWPCTHTYFMGKSLRILKANPVPLEKKFEPGYVMLVGGNIVIACGSGALQLETVQYEGGKVLSALDFVNGHNSILTNILPAGGSV; encoded by the coding sequence ATGCGCATAATATTTATGGGAACTCCCGACCCGGCAGCTAAATGCTTACAAGCATTGATCGATGCGCAGGAACAAGTAGTTTGCGTAGTTTCCCAGCCTGACCGCAAAAAAGGACGAGGCCTCCATTCATCCCCCTCGCCTGTTAAACTTTTAGCTGAAAAATATAAAATCCCAACAGAAACACCGGAAACAGTAAAAGATCAAATATTTTTCGATAAAATAAAATCCTTTGCCCCGGAATTAATTGTAGTCGTTGCATACGGGAGAATTCTTCCAAAAGCAATAATTGATCTCCCAAAATACGGGGCAATAAATGTCCACGCATCGCTTTTGCCAAAATACCGCGGCGCGGCGCCTATCCAATGGGCAATGCTCAAAGGCGAAATAAAAACAGGCGTAACTATCATGCATCTTGATGAAACATTAGACACTGGAGACATTCTACTGCAAGATGAAGCCCAAATAGATCCACAAGATAATTCTGAAACTCTTAAAGAAAAGCTTTTTAATATCGGGTCGCAAACTCTATTGAAAGCTATTTCACAAATTAAAAACAACACATCAAAAAGAACCCCGCAAAAACACGCCGATGCGACATACGCGCAACTTATCACAAAAGAAACAGGAGAGATCGATTTTAGGAGATCTGCAACAGAGATCAACAATCAAGTTAGAGCGCTTGTCCCCTGGCCTTGCACGCACACTTACTTTATGGGAAAATCATTAAGGATCCTAAAAGCAAACCCTGTACCGCTTGAGAAAAAGTTTGAGCCCGGATATGTAATGCTAGTTGGTGGGAATATTGTAATTGCTTGCGGTTCTGGCGCGCTTCAACTTGAAACAGTCCAATACGAAGGCGGAAAAGTTTTAAGCGCGTTGGATTTCGTTAACGGCCACAATTCAATTTTAACAAATATTCTTCCCGCCGGAGGAAGCGTTTAA
- the def gene encoding peptide deformylase — protein sequence MSILNIIRYPNPMLRKKCKAINKVDSRIRKLINNMIETIHKAPGVGLAAPQVGENIQLFVIDIGEGAFTVINPKIKQKNKEFQTFEEGCLCLPGIVGPVERPSQVTVEGMDKNGKHMIIEASGFLATVLQHEIDHLNGVVFIDRVKDKSLIKEVSKREEEKKKELL from the coding sequence GTGAGCATCTTAAACATTATAAGATACCCGAACCCGATGCTTCGCAAAAAGTGCAAAGCGATCAATAAAGTTGATTCCCGCATTCGAAAGCTGATCAATAATATGATAGAAACCATACACAAAGCGCCGGGAGTCGGGCTTGCGGCGCCTCAAGTTGGCGAAAACATCCAATTGTTTGTTATCGATATCGGCGAAGGGGCATTTACAGTTATAAATCCTAAAATAAAACAAAAAAACAAAGAATTCCAAACTTTTGAAGAAGGCTGCCTTTGTCTTCCGGGAATTGTGGGCCCAGTCGAGCGGCCATCGCAGGTAACGGTTGAGGGAATGGACAAGAACGGGAAACATATGATTATTGAAGCAAGCGGATTTCTTGCAACCGTTCTTCAACACGAGATCGACCACTTGAACGGCGTGGTCTTTATCGATCGTGTAAAAGACAAATCACTCATCAAAGAAGTCTCTAAACGCGAGGAAGAAAAGAAGAAGGAACTCCTATGA
- a CDS encoding DUF86 domain-containing protein: MSPLDENVIDTRIQKIRSASNKLARFKEMVFDEFKNNSDNIDIAERNLEVSIEAMLDVGNHIIASLGLGKPEDYYDIIKLLGEKGVISKDFANKIAPLAGLRNRIVHDYLEIDHKLLLQNIKDHLADFEFFSKEILSFTKKQG; this comes from the coding sequence ATGTCTCCACTAGATGAAAATGTTATAGACACCAGAATACAAAAAATAAGGTCTGCCTCAAATAAGCTTGCCAGGTTCAAAGAAATGGTCTTTGACGAGTTTAAGAATAATTCGGATAATATCGATATCGCGGAAAGGAACCTTGAAGTTTCGATCGAAGCGATGCTTGATGTCGGAAACCATATAATAGCTTCGCTCGGTTTGGGGAAACCGGAAGATTACTACGATATTATTAAATTACTTGGCGAAAAAGGCGTTATTAGCAAGGATTTTGCCAATAAGATCGCCCCATTAGCGGGGCTCAGGAACAGGATCGTACACGATTATTTGGAGATCGACCATAAATTGCTTTTGCAAAATATAAAAGACCATTTGGCCGATTTTGAATTTTTCTCAAAAGAGATCCTTTCTTTCACAAAAAAACAGGGCTAA
- a CDS encoding nucleotidyltransferase domain-containing protein, with protein sequence MRKIKLINKPKPVDFEEIIPKMQAICQDHGIDLLYLFGGTAKGCSSRLSDIDIAFYSKVDLTGKDILSLNKSFVEVLKRDDLDLVDLKTANPYICYMAIKNGKLLFCPNNGIKSNIEASIQKNFLDTIYLRDKFHAYQYNAIMKGGFYVSTR encoded by the coding sequence ATGAGGAAAATAAAACTAATAAACAAGCCCAAACCGGTCGATTTTGAAGAGATCATTCCGAAAATGCAGGCTATTTGCCAAGATCACGGCATCGACTTACTTTATCTTTTTGGAGGAACGGCTAAAGGATGCTCCAGCAGATTAAGCGATATTGATATCGCTTTCTATTCGAAAGTCGATTTAACTGGCAAAGATATTTTGTCGCTTAACAAATCATTTGTTGAAGTCCTAAAACGGGATGATCTCGATCTGGTTGACCTAAAGACAGCCAATCCTTATATCTGCTATATGGCAATTAAGAACGGGAAATTGTTATTTTGCCCAAATAATGGGATCAAAAGCAATATTGAAGCATCTATCCAAAAGAACTTTTTGGATACGATTTATCTAAGGGATAAATTCCATGCATACCAGTACAATGCCATAATGAAAGGGGGATTTTATGTCTCCACTAGATGA